In one Sesamum indicum cultivar Zhongzhi No. 13 linkage group LG12, S_indicum_v1.0, whole genome shotgun sequence genomic region, the following are encoded:
- the LOC105175914 gene encoding pentatricopeptide repeat-containing protein At5g66520-like has translation MLTKITTPPISLAAALVKQTLPPDFCFFNHHSWNSLFRAHFNSWAFSIRKASSTSPLKALQLYSRMQRQAVPFDTFSILFALKSCTNLPHNITIVRHIHAHLLKLGFSTHVYVATSLLCAYALSLFDDACILFDEMPLRNTVTWNIMISAYSRQGNVTTARIFFDRMPVRDVASWSAIIAAYMDNSLWDQGLSLFREMIMCRNVENQCLKPDQLTLGSILAGCGRIGSAGLVFGKSIHAYAIKNEWQLNVELGTCLLDMYAKCGVLKSACLIFNMMKGNNVVAWTALICGAAQCGYGLEALRIFEKMREAGVKPNELTFTGILTACVQAGLVDEGRRYFRMLEQSGLRPRIQHYGCMVDLFGKTGLLGEAYEIINTMPFEPNVVIWGSFLSSCKLHKQYQMVEKVIHKVMRMVRPEADGGVYSLISDLYVLSGKWSEAERLRNLMLGQNVRKVRGSSFIRSGVM, from the coding sequence ATGCTCACAAAAATCACTACTCCCCCTATCTCGCTTGCAGCAGCCCTTGTTAAACAAACACTTCCCCCTGATTTTTGCTTCTTCAATCATCATTCATGGAATTCTCTGTTCAGAGCCCACTTCAATTCCTGGGCTTTCTCCATACGGAAAGCCTCCTCCACTTCACCTCTCAAGGCCCTCCAACTCTACTCCCGGATGCAACGCCAGGCTGTGCCTTTCGATACCTTCTCTATCCTCTTCGCCCTTAAATCCTGCACCAATTTGCCCCACAACATCACCATCGTACGTCACATCCACGCCCACCTTCTCAAACTCGGCTTCTCTACTCACGTTTACGTCGCCACTTCTCTCCTTTGCGCGTATGCCCTGAGCCTCTTTGACGACGCCTGTATCCTGTTCGACGAAATGCCCCTACGAAACACAGTCACTTGGAACATTATGATCTCGGCATATTCACGACAAGGAAATGTGACAACTGCTCGCATTTTTTTTGACAGGATGCCCGTGCGAGACGTCGCGTCGTGGTCTGCCATTATCGCTGCTTATATGGACAATTCTCTCTGGGACCAAGGGTTGTCACTTTTTCGAGAAATGATAATGTGTAGAAATGTCGAGAATCAGTGCCTAAAGCCCGATCAACTAACCTTAGGCTCAATTTTAGCAGGGTGCGGCCGAATTGGTTCAGCTGGATTAGTGTTTGGAAAATCCATACATGCCTACGCCATTAAGAATGAATGGCAATTGAATGTGGAGTTAGGCACTTGTTTACTTGACATGTATGCAAAATGCGGGGTTCTAAAGAGTGCATGCTTGATATTCAACATGATGAAGGGTAACAATGTGGTGGCCTGGACGGCTTTAATTTGTGGTGCTGCACAATGTGGCTATGGCCTAGAGGCGCTGAGGATCTTTGAGAAGATGAGAGAAGCGGGAGTGAAGCCCAATGAGTTGACATTCACAGGAATACTTACTGCCTGTGTGCAAGCGGGTTTGGTGGATGAGGGCCGCAGATACTTTAGAATGCTTGAACAGAGTGGGCTGAGGCCAAGAATTCAGCACTATGGCTGCATGGTTGATTTGTTTGGTAAGACAGGATTGCTGGGGGAAGCATATGAGATTATTAACACGATGCCCTTTGAGCCTAATGTGGTAATTTGGGGTTCATTCTTGTCATCTTGTAAGTTGCACAAGCAGTATCAAATGGTCGAGAAGGTGATTCATAAGGTGATGAGGATGGTGAGGCCAGAGGCTGACGGAGGGGTTTACTCACTTATCTCTGATTTGTATGTATTAAGTGGCAAATGGAGCGAGGCAGAGAGATTGAGAAACTTGATGCTCGGCCAAAATGTGAGAAAGGTTAGGGGATCTAGTTTCATCAGGAGTGGAGTAATGTGA
- the LOC105175915 gene encoding protein TRIGALACTOSYLDIACYLGLYCEROL 2, chloroplastic, producing the protein MQGNSLLFASTSPSMLRSPTGANGTLNFLPCLATPLRHKRKPFFVNSTSSADAGHSQQNASSSEFKSPLSVVLDVPRMIWKQTMRPLTDFGFGRKSIWEGGVGLFLVSGTLLLALSLAWLRGFQLRSKFRKYLAVFEFDQASGICTGTPVRIRGVNVGNVVRVNPSLRNIEAVVEIEDDKVIIPRNSLIEVNQSGLLMETLIDITPRDPIPAPSVGPLHAGCVKEGLIVCDRQKIKGHQGVSLDALVGIFTRIGREVEEIGVTNAYTVAERVATVIEEARPLLAKIRAMAADVEPLLAEVHDSGLLKEVENLTRSLTQASEEMRRVQSSILTPENTELIQKSIYTLIFTLKNIESISSDILGFTGDEATRKNLKLLIKSLSRLL; encoded by the exons ATGCAAGGGAATTCATTGCTTTTTGCTTCAACGAGCCCCTCGATGTTGCGCTCTCCTACTGGAGCGAATGGTACATTAAATTTCTTGCCATGTCTGGCAACTCCTCTCAGGCATAAGAGGAAACCGTTTTTTGTCAACTCCACTTCATCTGCTGATGCCGGTCACTCCCAGCAGAATGCATCATCTTCTGAGTTTAAGAGTCCACTCTCTGTGGTTTTAGACGTCCCTCGTATGATTTGGAAACAGACTATGAGACCCTTGACTGATTTTGGATTCGGTAGGAAAAGCATATGGGAGGGTGGGGTCGGCTTGTTTCTTGTTTCAGGGACACTTCTATTGGCACTTAGCTTGGCTTGGTTGAGGGGATTCCAATTGAGATCAAAGTTCAGGAAATATTTGGCTGTTTTTGAGTTTGATCAGGCTAGTGGTATTTGCACTGGAACACCTGTTAGGATTAGAGGAGTAAACGTTGGGAATGTGGTTCGTGTGAATCCCTCATTGAGGAATATTGAGGCTGTTGTTGAG ATTGAAGATGATAAAGTTATAATACCACGGAATTCATTGATTGAAGTCAATCAGTCTGGTCTTCTCATGGAAACTCTCATTGATATTACACCAAGAGATCCCATTCCAGCACCTTCAGTTGGGCCTCTTCATGCAGGTTGTGTTAAAGAGGGTTTAATCGTTTGTGACAGACAAAAGATAAAGGGGCACCAAGGGGTGAGTTTGGATGCATTGGTTGGAATATTTACTCGCATCGGTCGTGAAGTTGAAGAAATTGGTGTTACAAATGCTTATACAGTGGCTGAACGGGTTGCCACTGTTATTGAAGAGGCTCGACCGCTGCTTGCAAAG ATTAGAGCTATGGCTGCAGATGTAGAACCTTTGCTGGCTGAAGTTCATGATAGTGGTTTACTGAAGGAAGTTGAGAATCTAACAAGAAGCCTTACACAAGCTTCCGAGGAAATGAG AAGGGTTCAGTCGTCAATTTTGACTCCAGAAAACAcagaattaattcaaaagtCTATCTATACACTCATTTTTACGCTGAAGAACATTGAG AGTATAAGCTCTGATATATTAGGATTTACTGGGGATGAAGCCACAAGAAAGAACTTGAAACTGCTCATTAAGTCTCTTAGCAGGCTGCTATGA